The following proteins come from a genomic window of Gimesia chilikensis:
- the lhgO gene encoding L-2-hydroxyglutarate oxidase, which translates to MKNADVAIIGGGIVGLATGWQITQRFPQTSVLILEKENELALHQTGHNSGVLHSGIYYKPGSLRAINCREGIKAMKAFCTAEEIPWDECGKVIVAVDESEFGALDNIFERGQQNGVVCEMIDEARLKEYEPHVAGIRGIHVPETGIVDYRQVAVRLGERIQEKGHLIQTGAEVVGIKHHADGITLQTRAGDFTAKQVINCGGLFSDRVARLGGAHPDSKIVPFRGEYYELKPEAEHLCKSLIYPVPNPEFPFLGVHFTRMIHGGVECGPNAVWAFAREGYTKSNINLRDLLEAATYPGFLKMACKYWKTGLGEMWRSFSKPAFVEALQRLIPEIRSEHLVAAPAGVRAQALGPDGSLVDDFLIDESDRMINVLNAPSPAATSSLRIGQSIVDLLAPRIQ; encoded by the coding sequence ATGAAAAATGCAGATGTCGCAATAATTGGTGGGGGTATCGTCGGGCTGGCGACCGGCTGGCAGATCACGCAACGCTTTCCCCAGACCTCTGTGTTGATCCTCGAAAAAGAGAACGAACTGGCCCTGCATCAGACAGGACATAACTCCGGGGTCCTGCATTCGGGAATCTATTACAAGCCTGGTTCGCTGCGTGCTATCAACTGCCGCGAAGGCATCAAAGCGATGAAAGCCTTCTGCACTGCCGAGGAGATTCCCTGGGACGAGTGCGGCAAAGTGATCGTGGCTGTCGACGAAAGCGAGTTCGGTGCCCTGGACAATATTTTTGAGCGGGGACAGCAGAACGGGGTCGTCTGTGAAATGATCGACGAGGCCCGGCTCAAAGAATACGAACCGCATGTGGCAGGCATCCGTGGGATTCATGTTCCCGAAACAGGCATTGTCGATTACAGGCAGGTGGCGGTCCGGCTGGGTGAGCGAATTCAGGAAAAGGGACATCTGATCCAGACCGGTGCGGAGGTCGTCGGGATCAAGCATCATGCGGATGGCATTACCCTGCAGACCAGAGCCGGTGACTTTACCGCGAAACAGGTCATCAACTGTGGCGGACTGTTCAGCGACCGGGTAGCCCGACTGGGGGGCGCCCATCCCGATTCTAAGATTGTCCCGTTCCGGGGGGAGTACTATGAACTCAAGCCGGAAGCGGAGCACCTGTGCAAATCACTGATCTATCCGGTCCCCAATCCGGAGTTCCCCTTTCTGGGAGTACACTTTACCCGAATGATTCATGGCGGCGTGGAATGTGGTCCGAATGCCGTCTGGGCCTTCGCCCGTGAGGGGTATACGAAATCAAACATCAATCTGCGTGACCTGCTGGAAGCAGCCACCTATCCCGGCTTTCTCAAGATGGCCTGCAAATACTGGAAGACAGGTCTGGGCGAAATGTGGCGTTCCTTCAGCAAGCCTGCGTTTGTCGAAGCGCTGCAGCGGTTGATCCCCGAGATCCGGTCCGAGCATCTGGTCGCTGCTCCAGCGGGTGTGCGGGCGCAGGCACTCGGCCCCGATGGATCGCTGGTCGACGATTTTCTGATCGACGAATCCGATCGCATGATCAATGTGTTAAACGCCCCCTCGCCGGCAGCGACATCTTCGCTCCGCATCGGTCAGTCGATTGTTGATCTGCTCGCCCCCCGGATTCAATAA
- a CDS encoding dipeptidase: MVEHVRDYLEQHQDRFVGELVEFLKIPSVSADSTLKAETRRGAEFVQQQMEAAGLESQIIETAGHPIVYGSWKKAEGKPTVLVYGHYDVQPPDPLDQWQTPPFEPDIRDGHVYARGATDDKGQMYTHIKSVEAWMKTQGELPVNVVFVIEGEEEVGSDNLDRFLAENKDLVACDIAVISDTSQYAPGIPAITYGLRGILACEVIVNGPRQDLHSGVFGGAVTNPANGLARMVAALHDDQGRVQIPGFYDNVIELQQEERDQFAALPFDEAKFMSDLGVKAVSGEAEFSTLERRWARPTCDVNGMVSGYTGEGPKTIVPAQARVKISCRLVPDQDPAALTRALEQFLLEQLPAGLTMKFIDYHGCKGLVFDFNSPYMAAARTAIEQAFGTAPVMIREGGSIPVVETFQSLVGVETLLLGWGQNTDNLHSPNERFSLEAFRQGTLASALLWQELANIQV; this comes from the coding sequence ATGGTTGAGCATGTTCGCGATTATTTAGAGCAACATCAGGATCGGTTCGTCGGAGAACTGGTTGAGTTTTTAAAAATTCCCAGTGTGAGTGCCGACTCAACTCTCAAAGCCGAAACCCGGCGGGGAGCTGAATTTGTCCAGCAACAGATGGAAGCCGCTGGTCTGGAAAGCCAAATCATCGAAACCGCGGGACATCCGATTGTTTACGGCTCCTGGAAAAAAGCAGAGGGGAAACCGACAGTCCTTGTCTATGGTCATTACGACGTGCAGCCCCCCGATCCGCTCGATCAATGGCAGACGCCCCCCTTCGAACCCGATATTCGCGATGGTCATGTCTATGCCCGCGGTGCGACCGACGACAAGGGGCAGATGTATACACACATTAAATCGGTCGAAGCCTGGATGAAGACGCAGGGAGAACTTCCCGTCAACGTGGTCTTCGTGATTGAAGGTGAAGAGGAAGTCGGCAGCGACAACCTCGATCGCTTCCTGGCAGAGAACAAGGATCTGGTTGCCTGCGATATCGCGGTGATCAGCGACACCAGCCAGTATGCCCCGGGCATCCCGGCGATCACGTACGGACTGCGGGGAATTCTCGCCTGCGAAGTGATTGTCAACGGCCCGCGACAGGATCTGCACAGCGGCGTGTTTGGCGGTGCGGTCACCAATCCTGCTAACGGTCTGGCCCGCATGGTAGCTGCTCTGCACGATGACCAGGGCCGCGTCCAGATTCCCGGCTTCTACGACAACGTCATCGAGCTCCAGCAGGAAGAACGTGACCAGTTCGCTGCCCTGCCCTTTGATGAAGCGAAATTCATGTCGGACCTGGGTGTCAAAGCAGTTTCAGGGGAAGCAGAGTTCAGCACACTGGAACGCCGCTGGGCACGACCGACGTGCGATGTGAATGGCATGGTCTCCGGATATACGGGTGAAGGTCCGAAGACAATCGTACCAGCCCAGGCGCGCGTTAAAATCAGTTGCCGACTCGTTCCCGATCAGGATCCAGCCGCCTTGACCAGAGCACTGGAGCAGTTCCTGCTCGAACAGTTGCCGGCGGGACTCACCATGAAGTTCATCGATTATCACGGCTGCAAGGGACTCGTGTTTGATTTCAACAGCCCCTACATGGCGGCTGCCCGTACTGCGATTGAACAGGCTTTCGGAACGGCTCCGGTCATGATTCGTGAAGGGGGCTCAATCCCGGTGGTCGAAACATTCCAGTCGCTGGTGGGCGTCGAAACGCTGCTTTTAGGCTGGGGACAGAATACCGATAACCTGCACAGCCCCAACGAACGTTTCTCCCTCGAAGCCTTCCGTCAGGGAACCCTGGCCAGTGCCCTGCTCTGGCAGGAACTGGCGAACATTCAGGTTTGA
- a CDS encoding DUF1501 domain-containing protein produces MLKILGSQKSQFCDRISRRNFLQIGGLALGGLSLPQLLQAESSTTKRKQHKGIIMIFLPGGPPHQDMWDIKVDAPSEIRGEFNAIQTNVSGIEIGDQFPRMAQMADKFTFIRSMVGSDGRHDAFQCLTGQRFNNQPLGGWPSLGSVLSKKYGAVDPSIPPFLGLSPKMGHMEWARAGDPGFLGLAHAPFRPNGEGMADMTLNGITLDRLNDRKKVLSSLDQFRSQVDASGTMDGLDSFTQQAFGILTSSKLAEALDLSKEDQTLRDRYGRGTPKLRADGGPKLLDDFLTARRLIEAGARCVTLAFSRWDWHGGNFKRGREDMPMLDQGVTALVEDLENRGMLDDVTVVVWGEFGRTPKINANSGRDHWPRVSTALLAGGGMKTGQVIGSTNRLGEYAEDRPVHFQEVFASLYRNLGIDVESATIDDLQGRPRYLVDRDKYKAMPELV; encoded by the coding sequence ATGCTCAAGATTCTGGGTTCTCAAAAGAGTCAATTCTGTGACCGGATCTCACGCAGGAACTTTCTTCAAATCGGTGGGCTCGCTTTAGGCGGACTTTCGCTGCCCCAACTGCTGCAGGCGGAATCTTCAACTACCAAACGAAAGCAGCACAAAGGCATCATCATGATCTTCCTTCCGGGAGGTCCTCCGCATCAGGATATGTGGGATATCAAAGTCGATGCCCCCAGTGAAATCCGTGGTGAATTCAACGCCATCCAGACCAATGTTTCCGGTATTGAAATCGGGGATCAGTTCCCCCGCATGGCGCAGATGGCAGACAAGTTCACGTTCATCCGTTCCATGGTTGGCTCTGATGGTCGGCACGATGCCTTCCAGTGTCTGACCGGACAGCGTTTCAACAACCAGCCCCTGGGCGGCTGGCCCAGCCTGGGTTCGGTTCTTTCGAAAAAATATGGTGCCGTCGATCCCTCGATCCCGCCGTTCCTCGGTCTCTCTCCCAAGATGGGCCACATGGAATGGGCACGTGCGGGAGATCCTGGCTTCCTGGGACTGGCACACGCGCCTTTCCGTCCTAATGGTGAAGGCATGGCCGACATGACCCTCAACGGGATCACCCTGGATCGCTTGAATGACCGTAAAAAAGTACTCAGCTCGCTCGATCAGTTCCGTAGCCAGGTTGACGCTTCCGGCACGATGGACGGCCTCGACTCGTTCACCCAGCAGGCCTTTGGAATTCTGACTTCCAGCAAACTCGCCGAAGCTCTGGACCTTTCGAAAGAAGATCAGACGCTGCGTGACCGCTACGGACGAGGAACTCCTAAATTAAGAGCGGACGGCGGCCCTAAACTGCTGGATGACTTTCTGACCGCCCGGCGTCTGATCGAAGCCGGTGCCCGTTGTGTCACGCTGGCCTTCAGTCGCTGGGACTGGCACGGCGGTAATTTCAAACGCGGACGTGAAGACATGCCGATGCTCGATCAGGGTGTGACGGCACTCGTCGAAGACCTCGAAAACCGCGGAATGCTGGACGACGTCACCGTAGTCGTCTGGGGCGAATTCGGACGGACTCCCAAGATCAACGCCAATTCCGGCCGCGATCACTGGCCCCGCGTTTCAACTGCACTGCTGGCAGGTGGCGGCATGAAGACCGGCCAGGTCATCGGTTCAACCAACCGGCTGGGTGAATACGCAGAAGATCGTCCGGTGCACTTCCAGGAAGTCTTCGCTTCACTGTATCGCAACCTGGGGATCGATGTCGAATCTGCAACCATCGACGACCTGCAGGGACGTCCCCGCTATCTGGTCGACCGCGATAAATACAAGGCAATGCCCGAACTGGTCTGA
- the folK gene encoding 2-amino-4-hydroxy-6-hydroxymethyldihydropteridine diphosphokinase, with product MPDCYIALGGNQGNVRETFDRALQRLDAHPDIVVGKLSQWIETTPVGSQTEAIFLNGAAQLSVELSPEALLTELQTIETELGRVREVRWGARTLDLDLLLFNQLILENNKLTIPHPACWYRRFVLDPLVEIAADVIHPVKQTTIGKLQQRLLQRPFVFSLAGLPQDEALALIQELQTRFPAVEFSRWESNEQHADPSLVAWFGEENTTTAFESLPLLPRLDASEMRRNTEQIVWLLQSALDFR from the coding sequence ATGCCTGACTGCTATATCGCCTTGGGGGGAAATCAGGGAAATGTCCGGGAGACCTTTGACCGGGCCCTGCAGCGGCTTGATGCTCACCCTGATATCGTAGTCGGAAAGCTCAGTCAGTGGATCGAAACCACTCCTGTCGGCAGTCAGACAGAAGCGATCTTTCTGAACGGCGCAGCCCAACTCTCCGTCGAGCTCTCTCCCGAGGCATTATTGACAGAACTTCAGACCATAGAAACGGAACTGGGGCGGGTTCGCGAGGTTCGCTGGGGCGCCCGCACACTGGATCTGGACCTGTTGTTATTTAATCAACTGATCCTGGAGAACAACAAACTGACGATTCCGCATCCCGCCTGCTGGTATCGTCGTTTCGTGCTCGATCCACTGGTAGAGATTGCGGCCGATGTCATTCATCCGGTGAAACAGACGACGATCGGCAAGCTCCAGCAGCGATTGCTGCAGCGACCGTTCGTATTCTCACTGGCAGGCCTGCCTCAAGATGAGGCTCTGGCGTTGATTCAAGAGCTGCAGACCCGTTTTCCGGCGGTCGAATTTTCCCGCTGGGAAAGCAATGAACAGCACGCAGATCCTTCCCTGGTCGCCTGGTTTGGGGAGGAGAATACCACAACAGCGTTTGAGTCCCTGCCTTTACTTCCGCGATTAGACGCTTCTGAGATGCGGCGAAATACTGAACAAATTGTCTGGCTACTGCAATCTGCACTGGATTTCCGCTGA
- a CDS encoding Flp family type IVb pilin, which translates to MQFLKNLLCEEDGPTAVEYAVMLAAIVLACVAAIAAVGTNTNALFENATTEMHNHGM; encoded by the coding sequence ATGCAATTTCTCAAGAACTTACTCTGTGAAGAAGATGGACCGACGGCTGTCGAATATGCAGTGATGCTGGCCGCGATTGTCCTGGCATGTGTGGCTGCCATCGCAGCCGTGGGTACGAATACGAATGCCCTGTTCGAAAATGCCACCACAGAAATGCACAACCACGGCATGTAA
- the infA gene encoding translation initiation factor IF-1 produces MAKEEAIEVEGTVTEALANTQFRVELENGHQVLAHVAGKMRKHFIRIVPGDKVVVEVSPYDLNRGRIVYRER; encoded by the coding sequence ATGGCCAAAGAAGAGGCCATCGAAGTCGAAGGTACTGTAACCGAGGCGCTGGCAAATACACAGTTTCGAGTCGAACTGGAAAACGGACACCAGGTTCTGGCGCACGTTGCCGGCAAAATGCGCAAGCACTTTATCCGTATTGTGCCCGGCGATAAGGTTGTGGTTGAGGTCTCTCCCTACGATCTGAATCGTGGACGCATTGTGTATCGGGAAAGGTAA
- the rnhA gene encoding ribonuclease HI codes for MPQDSAQLDSLPFVQLFTDGACRGNPGPGGWGVILRHPSTGTEKEFSGGEAETTNNQMELQAVISGLELLKKRSRVEIITDSVYVAKGSKEWMPNWKKNNWRRREGKSWKPVKNEELWRQLDELLQQHEVRFTQIKGHSGHPENERCDELAVEYALKLQNQTDL; via the coding sequence ATGCCCCAGGACTCAGCCCAGCTGGACTCTCTCCCGTTCGTGCAACTGTTTACCGACGGCGCCTGCCGTGGCAATCCGGGTCCGGGAGGTTGGGGAGTTATTCTGCGTCATCCCTCGACCGGCACCGAAAAAGAATTCTCAGGTGGAGAGGCAGAGACCACAAATAACCAGATGGAGCTGCAGGCAGTCATCTCCGGTCTGGAACTGTTAAAGAAACGTTCGCGGGTCGAAATCATTACCGACAGCGTCTATGTTGCGAAGGGGTCCAAAGAGTGGATGCCCAACTGGAAAAAGAACAACTGGCGCCGTCGCGAAGGGAAAAGCTGGAAGCCCGTCAAAAACGAAGAGCTCTGGCGGCAGCTGGATGAACTGCTGCAACAGCACGAGGTGCGGTTCACTCAGATCAAAGGTCACAGCGGACATCCAGAAAATGAACGCTGTGATGAACTGGCTGTCGAATATGCGTTGAAGCTGCAGAATCAGACTGATCTCTAA
- the recG gene encoding ATP-dependent DNA helicase RecG gives MTEPSLDTPIQFLQGVGSERAELLAKLGIETVEDLLWHLPRSVLDLTDVRPVNELEEDQLASVCGKVVDLDARTISRGRTISAILLDCGTGFLKGTWFNQPWVIKRFFQGQLLMFSGKPKRRSGKWEMSHPQYQVLEEDLDDPQGVVLPRYSLTEGIKMYQMRRMVRTAVEEYAQLIPDYLPEPFREEHGLLPLAQAVIQMHKPQTMQEYEAGVRRVIFDDLLEFQLGLAMRRRQWTCVDNAPLIKVTAKVDARIRRLFPFDFTEGQDQAIQEIKTDLGSGRAMHRMLQADVGAGKTAIAIYAMLATIAAGKQAVLMAPTELLAVQHWDTINRILNQSRVKRCVLTGSLSSAERKATLEQIASGEQQLIVGTQAVVQKDVQYHDLGLVIIDEQHKFGVMQRAHFTSEANTPHMLVMTATPIPRSLCLTQFGELDISINSELPPGRQPVTTSRISTTPQRKKAWDFLRAQIEAGRQAYIVCPRIDSELEENSRSSAEEVYRKLQKSELASASIGLVHGQMDREERAQIMEQFHQGKIQVLVSTTVVEVGVDVPNATLMVILQADRFGLSQLHQLRGRVGRGIHSGYCFLFSYTESEEALKRLAVMEQTTNGFEIAEADFQARGPGDIFGTRQHGELPLRVADLRRDDDLLQETREIALRLVEKGEFDQPRFAPLKIRVLDRFGQLLDLGQSG, from the coding sequence ATGACCGAACCTTCCCTGGACACACCGATTCAATTTCTACAAGGAGTCGGATCGGAACGCGCCGAGTTGCTGGCGAAGCTGGGAATCGAAACGGTAGAAGACCTGCTCTGGCATCTGCCCCGGAGCGTACTCGATCTGACAGACGTCCGCCCCGTAAATGAACTCGAGGAGGACCAGCTGGCTTCGGTCTGCGGAAAAGTGGTTGACCTCGACGCCCGTACGATTTCCCGTGGACGGACCATCTCCGCCATTCTCCTCGACTGCGGAACCGGCTTCCTCAAGGGAACCTGGTTTAACCAGCCCTGGGTCATCAAGCGTTTCTTCCAGGGGCAGTTGCTGATGTTCTCCGGCAAGCCCAAACGACGTTCGGGCAAATGGGAAATGTCGCATCCCCAATACCAGGTACTCGAAGAAGATCTCGATGATCCCCAGGGGGTCGTACTGCCCCGGTACAGCCTGACCGAAGGCATCAAAATGTACCAGATGCGACGCATGGTGCGGACCGCGGTAGAGGAATATGCACAGCTGATTCCCGACTACCTCCCCGAACCGTTTCGCGAAGAACACGGTCTGCTGCCGCTGGCACAGGCGGTGATCCAGATGCATAAACCACAGACAATGCAGGAATACGAAGCGGGCGTCCGTCGCGTTATCTTTGATGACCTGTTGGAATTTCAACTGGGCCTGGCCATGCGTCGGCGGCAATGGACCTGCGTTGACAACGCACCGCTGATCAAGGTGACTGCCAAAGTCGATGCCCGGATCCGACGCCTGTTTCCGTTTGACTTCACAGAGGGACAGGACCAGGCAATCCAGGAGATCAAAACGGATCTGGGTTCCGGTCGCGCCATGCATCGCATGCTGCAGGCGGACGTGGGTGCGGGAAAAACGGCCATCGCGATCTACGCCATGCTCGCGACGATTGCCGCAGGCAAACAGGCGGTTCTGATGGCCCCCACAGAACTGCTGGCTGTCCAGCACTGGGATACGATTAATCGCATCCTGAATCAGAGTCGGGTCAAACGATGCGTACTGACGGGCAGCCTGTCCTCAGCAGAGCGGAAAGCCACGCTGGAACAGATCGCCTCCGGTGAGCAGCAATTGATTGTCGGCACCCAGGCCGTGGTCCAGAAAGATGTGCAATATCACGATCTGGGACTGGTGATTATCGACGAACAGCATAAGTTCGGTGTGATGCAGCGGGCACACTTCACCAGCGAAGCGAATACGCCTCATATGCTGGTGATGACGGCCACCCCCATTCCCCGCAGCCTCTGCCTGACTCAGTTCGGTGAGCTGGATATCTCCATCAATTCCGAACTCCCACCGGGCAGACAGCCTGTCACCACCAGTCGCATCTCGACGACTCCTCAGCGGAAGAAAGCCTGGGATTTTCTGCGGGCTCAAATCGAGGCCGGCAGGCAAGCCTATATCGTCTGTCCGCGGATCGACTCCGAGCTCGAGGAAAACAGTCGATCCAGTGCGGAAGAAGTCTATCGCAAACTGCAGAAAAGCGAACTGGCCAGTGCCTCGATCGGCCTGGTTCATGGCCAGATGGATCGCGAGGAGCGGGCCCAGATCATGGAACAGTTCCACCAGGGCAAGATTCAGGTGCTGGTCTCCACGACAGTGGTAGAAGTGGGAGTCGATGTGCCTAATGCCACCTTAATGGTGATCCTGCAGGCAGACCGCTTCGGACTCTCTCAGCTACACCAGCTGCGTGGCCGTGTCGGTCGTGGTATTCATTCCGGATACTGTTTTCTGTTTTCGTATACCGAAAGCGAGGAGGCACTCAAGCGGCTGGCCGTCATGGAACAGACGACCAACGGCTTCGAGATTGCCGAAGCTGATTTTCAGGCCCGTGGTCCGGGTGACATCTTCGGAACCCGCCAGCATGGTGAGCTGCCTCTGCGTGTCGCCGACCTCAGACGCGATGACGACCTGCTGCAGGAAACACGTGAGATTGCGCTCCGACTGGTTGAAAAAGGGGAGTTTGATCAGCCCCGCTTTGCGCCGCTGAAGATTCGCGTCCTGGACCGGTTCGGACAACTGCTGGACCTCGGACAGAGCGGTTAA
- a CDS encoding LptF/LptG family permease, with protein sequence MFTTFDRYLLKRYFHVFIIGFIATYGLYVVFDGFTNIDEFQAGLKEGDSSGGLLWLMAETYLYQSSVFFDMVSPILTVLAAVVVFSLMVRHGELNPVLSAGIPTYRLAIPLTIATIIVNGFIIANQELVLPSIADKVQAERGKMDTSAQFVEPVYDFSTRIMINGQELYLTEQRMVNAEFVLSKPTVHDFVTVKAPHAHYISGTETRPGGWVLQDALPKYEDLDIAAFARKMILPGKNPNDIFIVTDVGCDQLCNRNSSSLISTPELIARINNPSFSDLSIRKQKLDLHSRLTRPFMNLIAVLMAIPFVLRKESRSQILNIAICSCVMGVIFAISQCFLYMGSANLLKPDQAAWFPVIANGTLAAWFSNRVQT encoded by the coding sequence GTGTTTACAACTTTTGACCGTTATCTTCTGAAACGATATTTCCATGTGTTCATCATCGGATTCATAGCCACCTATGGTCTGTATGTCGTCTTTGACGGATTCACAAATATCGATGAATTCCAGGCCGGTCTGAAGGAAGGTGATTCCTCAGGTGGGCTGCTCTGGCTGATGGCCGAGACCTATCTGTACCAGTCCAGTGTCTTCTTTGATATGGTCAGTCCGATTCTGACCGTGCTGGCTGCTGTGGTTGTGTTCTCGCTGATGGTAAGACATGGGGAACTCAACCCCGTACTTTCCGCCGGCATTCCGACTTATCGCCTGGCGATTCCACTGACCATCGCGACGATCATTGTCAACGGTTTTATCATCGCCAACCAGGAACTGGTTCTTCCCAGCATTGCCGACAAGGTTCAGGCAGAACGGGGAAAGATGGATACCAGCGCGCAGTTCGTTGAGCCGGTCTATGATTTCAGTACCCGGATCATGATCAACGGGCAGGAACTGTATCTCACGGAACAGCGGATGGTGAATGCGGAGTTCGTTCTTTCCAAGCCGACCGTGCACGATTTTGTAACCGTGAAGGCCCCCCATGCACACTACATTTCCGGGACTGAAACGCGGCCTGGTGGCTGGGTGCTGCAGGATGCACTCCCGAAGTATGAAGACCTGGATATCGCGGCCTTCGCCCGTAAGATGATACTACCTGGCAAGAATCCCAATGATATTTTCATCGTAACTGACGTGGGCTGCGATCAGTTGTGTAACCGTAATTCCAGCTCGCTGATTTCGACGCCCGAACTGATCGCCCGGATTAACAATCCCTCGTTCAGTGATCTCTCCATTCGTAAGCAGAAGCTCGACCTGCATTCCCGATTGACGCGACCGTTCATGAACCTGATCGCCGTGCTGATGGCGATTCCCTTTGTACTCCGGAAAGAGAGCCGCAGCCAGATTCTGAATATCGCCATCTGTTCCTGCGTGATGGGAGTGATCTTTGCCATCTCCCAATGTTTTCTTTACATGGGAAGTGCCAATCTGCTCAAGCCCGATCAGGCTGCCTGGTTTCCGGTGATTGCCAATGGAACGCTGGCTGCCTGGTTCTCGAATCGCGTCCAGACCTGA
- a CDS encoding TraR/DksA family transcriptional regulator, translating into MVRKDAIIRLHKQLLNRRDELTKLVNDSSEGSSASQSSVEDSGDAAIRQTRQDLESHLAELEYKELMQIRRAISLIQEGRYGHCESCNKNIPIARLKAVPYTMFCVSCAQQRESMGLSTSDVHGDWENAYEFEGRLNDQEYRIHDLDLEK; encoded by the coding sequence GTGGTACGTAAAGATGCAATAATTCGGTTGCACAAGCAACTGTTGAACCGCCGCGATGAGCTCACCAAGCTTGTGAACGACAGTTCGGAAGGCTCCTCAGCCAGCCAGTCCTCCGTGGAGGACAGTGGTGACGCCGCGATTCGCCAGACACGACAGGATCTGGAATCTCACCTGGCAGAGCTGGAATACAAAGAACTGATGCAGATTCGGCGCGCGATCTCCCTGATTCAGGAAGGACGTTACGGTCACTGCGAGAGCTGCAATAAGAATATACCGATTGCACGGCTTAAAGCGGTTCCTTACACGATGTTTTGTGTCAGTTGTGCACAACAGCGCGAATCGATGGGTTTATCCACGAGTGATGTTCATGGCGATTGGGAAAACGCCTACGAGTTCGAAGGACGTCTTAACGATCAGGAGTACAGAATTCACGATTTGGATCTCGAAAAATAA